A window of the Alnus glutinosa chromosome 4, dhAlnGlut1.1, whole genome shotgun sequence genome harbors these coding sequences:
- the LOC133866322 gene encoding putative F-box/LRR-repeat protein At3g18150 has protein sequence MEHKIDRISELPEPILEHILSFIPLEKIPQLSILSKRWQNVWALLPILEFNQYIPEFNPVKLGSISVNEKEQKIRRMKYDFIYFMEKILRSRYRQRLSINKFKLEMFDIDESDCALLNRCIGYAIESNVKEFNVELEYDQLGEEPEHYYQLPESVLTTKSITKLSLYKVKLDSFNCDINLPSLKKLYLDGVHVEEQFIQTLIASCRVVEDISFKICYGLKSIHVSGLPKLMVLKLKYNHDLERVEVQESSLQSLRIHNNWIPCQINLAPSENLKELVLHATTKTSKWLHDILLKHPRIEKLDLTCCNMLEWVYISSPHMKTLNLSRCEKLVEVNINTPNLHSLGYCGGVISFALNVTALLEANLDFVGTIPWHVEKIAFLSNYLIHPKLLTWRTASIEVSDQVSFISFDLLLTS, from the coding sequence ATGGAGCACAAAATTGATCGGATATCGGAATTGCCGGAACCAATTCTAGAGCACATCTTATCATTCATCCCCTTGGAAAAAATACCTCAGCTTAGTATATTGTCCAAGAGATGGCAAAACGTGTGGGCTTTGCTCCCCATCCTGGAATTTAATCAATACATTCCGGAATTTAACCCTGTAAAACTGGGCAGTATTTCTGTCAATGAGAAAGAGCAGAAAATCAGGAGAATGAAATacgactttatttattttatggagAAAATTTTACGAAGCCGTTATAGGCAAAGGCTAAGTATAAACAAGTTTAAGCTCGAAATGTTCGACATCGATGAATCGGATTGTGCTCTTTTGAACCGTTGTATTGGGTATGCAATTGAAAGCAATGTCAAAGAGTTCAATGTTGAGCTAGAGTATGATCAGCTTGGGGAAGAGCCTGAGCACTACTATCAGTTGCCTGAGAGCGTTCTTACAACAAAATCAATAACAAAGTTGTCATTGTATAAGgttaagttggattcatttaattgTGATATTAACTTACCCTCTTTGAAAAAGTTGTATTTGGATGGAGTTCATGTGGAGGAGCAGTTTATCCAAACTCTAATTGCAAGTTGCCGTGTGGTAGAAGACATATCCTTTAAAATTTGTTATGGGTTGAAAAGCATACATGTTTCAGGTCTTCCTAAACTCATGGTCCTCAAGCTGAAGTATAATCATGATCTTGAGAGAGTTGAGGTGCAAGAATCAAGTCTTCAATCTTTACGCATCCATAACAATTGGATACCGTGCCAGATCAACCTAGCCCCAAGTGAAAACCTAAAGGAGTTAGTATTACATGCAACCACCAAAACAAGCAAATGGTTGCACGACATTCTTCTTAAACATCCACGCATTGAGAAGTTGGATCTCACATGCTGCAATATGTTGGAATGGGTTTATATTTCAAGTCCCCACATGAAAACCTTAAATCTTTCAAGGTGCGAAAAGCTGGTTGAAGTGAACATTAATACTCCAAACTTACATTCACTCGGGTATTGTGGTGGTGTTATATCCTTTGCTTTGAACGTTACGGCTCTATTAGAAGCTAATCTCGATTTTGTGGGAACGATTCCTTGGCATGTTGAAAAGATTGCGTTCCTTTCAAACTACTTAATTCATCCCAAACTATTGACTTGGAGAACTGCATCTATTGAGGTATCCGATcaagtttcttttatttcattcgATCTCTTGCTCACAAGCTAG
- the LOC133866323 gene encoding putative F-box/FBD/LRR-repeat protein At3g56780, with amino-acid sequence MEHKIDRISELPEHVVEHILSFIPMRKILQLSILSKRWQNVWALLPITEFSQYIPEFDPYKYSKKLGNISDKEKEQKIQRKKDDFSYFMERSLRSRYREGLSINMFKLEMLFSESDSALLNRCIGYAIESNVKEFDIELDEVEPECFYDQLPKSVLTAKSITKLSLDSFKLDSIFYSDINLPSLKKLSFDGVCVDDQVIQALIDGCPVVEDISIRCCYGLKSIHVSGLLKLMALELMLNPDLERVEVQASNLQSLHIYDDYQLCQINLAPSENLNRLLLHATTITDKWLDDFLLKHPRMEILDLAFCNVLERVYILSRHMKTLNLSRCEKLDEVNINTPNLHTFGYFGGGDISFSFNTMALSEANLSFLGGTPWSVEKISFLTKLSHPKLLTWRTELVESLIIPKELRESQPSSLYNVKKLELKALSSPKRNEMSELLDALLWISPLLNILLIEWEDKNMSIHSIFFKFSYETPIYKGENPNCCKRLAYTCRRHCLKTVKIEDSGGFADKKELEKYFSENAKNMKSFQYS; translated from the exons ATGGAGCACAAAATTGATCGGATATCCGAATTGCCGGAACATGTTGTAGAGCACATCCTATCATTCATCCCCATGAGAAAAATACTTCAGCTTAGTATATTGTCCAAGAGATGGCAAAACGTGTGGGCTTTACTCCCCATTACGGAATTCAGTCAATACATTCCGGAGTTTGACCCATACAAGTATTCTAAAAAATTGGGCAATATTTCAGATAAGGAGAAAGAGCAGAAAATTCAGAGAAAGAAAGACGACTTCAGTTATTTTATGGAGAGAAGTTTACGAAGCCGGTATAGGGAAGGGCTAAGTATAAACATGTTTAAGCTCGAAATGTTATTCAGTGAATCGGATAGTGCTCTTTTGAACCGTTGTATTGGGTATGCAATTGAAAGCAATGTGAAAGAGTTTGATATTGAGCTAGACGAGGTAGAGCCTGAGTGCTTCTATGATCAGTTGCCTAAGAGCGTTCTTACAGCCAAATCAATAACTAAGCTGTCGTTGGATTCGTTTAAGTTGGATTCAATATTTTATAGTGATATTAACTTGCCCTCTTTGAAAAAGTTGTCTTTTGATGGAGTTTGTGTGGACGACCAAGTTATCCAAGCTCTAATTGATGGTTGTCCTGTGGTAGAAGACATATCCATTCGATGCTGCTATGGGTTGAAAAGTATACATGTATCAGGTCTTCTTAAACTCATGGCCCTTGAGCTTATGCTTAATCCAGATCTTGAGAGGGTTGAGGTACAAGCATCGAATCTTCAATCTTTACACATCTATGACGATTATCAACTGTGCCAGATCAACCTAGCCCCATCAGAAAACCTAAACAGGTTATTATTACATGCAACCACCATAACAGACAAATGGTTGGATGACTTTCTTCTTAAACATCCACGCATGGAGATCTTGGATCTAGCATTTTGCAATGTGTTGGAAAGGGTTTATATTTTAAGTCGCCACATGAAAACCTTGAATCTTTCAAGGTGCGAAAAACTGGATGAAGTGAACATTAATACTCCAAACTTACATACATTTGGGTATTTTGGTGGTGGtgatatatctttttctttcaacactATGGCTTTATCAGAAGCTAATCTATCTTTTTTGGGAGGGACTCCTTGGTCTGTTGAAAAGATTTCATTCCTTACAAAGTTAAGTCATCCCAAACTATTGACTTGGAGAACTGAATTGGTCGAG AGCCTAATTATTCCAAAAGAATTGAGAGAAAGCCAACCATCCTCATTGTATAATGTTAAGAAGTTGGAGCTAAAAGCATTATCTTCTCCTAAGAGAAACGAAATGAGTGAACTTCTAGACGCCTTGTTATGGATTTCTCCTCTTCTGAATATTCTATTGATAGAATGGGAAGATAAGAATATGTCAATTCACAGTATATTTTTCAAG TTCTCATATGAAACCCCAATTTATAAAGGGGAGAATCCCAATTGTTGCAAACGACTTGCATATACATGTCGGCGGCATTGTTTAAAAACTGTCAAGATTGAAGACTCTGGAGGATTTGCAGATAAGAAAGAGCtagagaaatatttttctgagAATGCCAAAAATATGAAGAGCTTCCAATATTCTTGA